DNA from Amorphoplanes friuliensis DSM 7358:
GGGCCCGATCTGCGCCAACGGCCTGTTGCACGCCGCGGCCGATCTGCGCGGCCCGTCCGTCCGGGGTCTGGGCGACGGTGTCGCCGGTCGTCGTGTCGCGGTCACCGGTGCCGGCGTCGTCGGTCTGCTGACCGCTCTGTTCGCCCAGGCGAACGGCGCCGCCTCCGTCGTGGTGCTCGACCCGACGCCCGAGCGGCGCGCGGTCGCGGAGGCGCTCGGGCTGGAGACCCTCGACCCGGAGGCCGGCGATCCGGCGGTGACGCTGAAGACGCGGTGGCGGCACACGGCCGACGACCGTGGCGCCGACGTGGTGTTCCAGTGCCGCGGGCAGGCCTCCGCGCTGCACCTGGCCCTGCGTCTGCTGCGTCCGCAGGGCACGGTCGTGGACCTGGCCTTCTATCAGGGCGGCGCCGACGAGGTACGCCTCGGCGAGGAGTTCCACCACAACGGTCTCGGCGTGCGCTGCGCCCAGATCGGCCGGGTGCCCCGCGGGCTCGCGCCGACCTGGGACCGCGAACGCCTCTCGGCCGAGACGGTGGCGCTGCTCGGCTCCCACGGCGACCTGATCCGCAAGCACCTGATCTCGGCCGTGGTGCCGTTCGCCGAGGCCCCGGCCCTGCTCGACGACCTGGCCGCCCGCCGGCGCCACGAGCTGCAGGTGGTCCTCGAGTTCTGAGTGCTCCCGGGCTGATACCCGGCGGGACCGCTGCTGCTCCCCGCCGGGTGTCTCCTGGGACTGTGCGGACCCACCTCTGGAAGCTGTACGCCCTGGCGGCGCTCCTCGCGATCGTCGCCTATCAGCTGATCCCGGAGACGCCCGCCTGGAAGGTGCCCTGGCAGGTCGGCCTGGGCTGGGCGGCCGCGGCGGCGATCGCGGCCTCCGCCCGCCGCATGAACCGTCACGACCGGTTGCCGTGGTTCCTCTTCGCGGCCGGCATCTTCGCCAACGCCACCGGCATCGCTGTCGCCGAGTTCTGCACCCTGGTGCTGGACCAGACGTCGATGCCCACCCTGGCCGACCCGTTCTTCCTGGGCCTCTACCCGGCCTGCGCCTACGGGCTGGTGCTCATGATCCGGCGGCGGGAGAGCCGGCGGAACACCGCGGCCGTCATCGACTCGGCCATCGTGACCGTCGGTTTCGGTCTGCTCGCCTGGATCTTCGTGATCCAGCCGACGGCGTTCGGTCTGGGCATGACCGCCGCGGCGAAGGCGGTGCAGGTCGGCTACCCGATCGGCGACCTGGTCCTGCTCGCGCTCACTGCCCGGCTGCTGCGTGGTGGCGGTGTCCGCGGCTCGGCGTTCTGGTGGGTCACCGCGTCGCTGACGGCGTTCCTGGTCGGCGACACCTGCTGGGTCGTCCTCGGCAACCTCGACGAGCAGGTGCAGGACATGCTGCTGGTGAACCGGGGGGTGGAGTCGGTGGCGCTGGTCGCGTACTCGCTCTTCGCGGTCGCGGCGCTGCACCCGAGCTCGTCCGGACTCTCGCGCAGCACCGGTGATCAGTCGCGGGGTGTCAGCCCCGCCCTCCTGCTGCTCCTGACGGCGGCGTCGCTGGTCGCCCCGGTCACCCTCATCGCCCAGGCGTACGACGGTTCGGTGACCAACGGCACCGCGATCGGCATCGGCTCGACGGTGCTCTTCCTGCTGGTCGTGGGTCGGATGAGCCAGCTGCTGCGGCAGGTCGAGCGGCAGTCGCGCCTGGTCCGCGAGCTGGCCCGGACCGACGAGCTCACCGGCCTGGCCAACCGCCGGGCCTGGAACGACGAGTTGCCCCGCGCGCTGGAGGTCGCCCGCCGCGACGGTGTGCCCGTCAGCGTCGCCCTGCTCGACCTCGACAACTTCAAGACCTTCAACGACACGTACGGGCACCCGGCCGGCGACCGCCTCCTCAAGGAAGCCTCGGCCGCCTGGCACGGGCAGCTGCGGACGACGGACACCCTGGCCCGCTGGGGTGGCGAGGAGTTCATCGTGCTGCTGCCGGCGGCCGGGCCGGAGCTGGCCACCGAGGCCCTGCACCGGGCGTTGACCGCCACACCGGCGGGCCAGACGTTCTCGGCCGGCGTTGCGGCCTGGGACGGCACGGAGACCTCGGACGAGCTGATCGCCCGTGCCGACAGTGCGCTCTACCGCGCCAAGCACGCGGGCCGTAACCGCGTCCTCACCGCGGAGCCGGCCCTCACCCGCTGAGGGGTTCCCCGGGCTATCGTTCGCGGATGCCGGCCACCGTCCCCGCCCCCGGCGAACGGATAGCCTGGCTGGACGGGCTGCGTGCGCTCGCCGTGCTCCTGGTCGTCTACGCCCACCTGAGCCGCTACCTGTTCCGCGGCGCACGGGACTTCTCCAGCGAGTGGCTGCACGCCGGGACCGCCGGGGTCATGCTGTTCTTCCTCGTCAGCGGGTTCATCATCCCGGCGTCGCTGGAACGGCACGGGAGTCTGCGCGCGTTCTGGGTCAGCCGGCTGTTCCGCCTGTTGCCGCTCTATCTGGTGGTCACCGCGGTGGTCGTCGTGCTGGGCCTGGGTGGGCTGGTGCCCCTCGATCCCTGGCTGACGGCGCATCCGTGGACGTCGGCGGTGGCGCACGCGACGATGCTGCCGCACCTGCTGGGCGTACCGCTGGTGACACCGGTGTTCTGGACCTTGACCTTCGAGATGGTGTTCTATCTGCTGGTCAGCGCGCTCTTTGCCGTCCGGTGGCACCGGCGCGGGGGAGCGGTTGCCGTGATCCTCGCCGTGCTCACGGTCTGCACGGTCCCGCTCGCGCCGACGCTGATCCCTACCGGCACGGCCACCGTCGTGGCCGCCGTGAGCCTGCTGATCGGGCTCGTCGCGGTGACCAGCGGCCATCGGTGGGCCGTCGTGCCGGGCGGTCTGCTGCTGGCGGCGCTGGCCGGCACGTTGCTGGTCGCCGATCAGGACCCCGCCCACGTCTGGGACGGCCTGCTCATCGTCGCCGTCATGTTCGTCGGCACGACCCTCTACCGGGCCCAGCAGCGCCAGCTCCGGTGGTGGGCCGCCCTGACCGTCGCGGCCACGGTCGCCGCCGCCCTCCTCTTCACCTGGTACGCCGAACTCGACGCCCTCGGCGCGCCGACCGCCCGGTACCGCACCCGTTCCGTCATCACCCTGGTGGTCTTCGGCGGTGCCTTCGCGCTCGCCCTGCTGACCCGCCACCGGCGCACGCCCCGGGCACTGGCCTGGCTCGGCGTGGTCAGCTACTCCGTCTACCTCGTGCACTTCGTGCTGATCCAGCTGCTGGCCCCGGTGCTGACCGGTCTCGGCAACCGGTTGCCGGCGATCGCCGAGGTGCCCGTGGCGGTGGCGTTCCTCGCCCTGCTGCTGAGCCTGTCCTGGCTCACCCACCGGTTCGTGGAGCTGCCCGGTCAGCGGCTCGGGCGCCGCCTCGCCCGGTGGCTGACCGCGCGCCGGGGGTCCGATGCCCTGATCAGCGACCCGCGGCCGCGCTCGCCCGTGCCGGCCGGGGTGCCGCCGCCCACAGGTCGGCCATGAGCTCGGGCGGCAGCGGCCGCGAGAACAGATAACCCTGGCCGTACTCGTACCCGAGGCTCTGGATCAGCTCACGCTGCTCGTCGGTCTCGATGCCCTCGGCCACCGAGGAGAACTCGAGGGCATGAGCCATCTGGCTGACGGCGGTGGCCACGGCCGACTGCCGGCCGACCGTGGTGATCGACTCGACGAACGACCGGTCCAGCTTGAGCGTGGTGACCGGGCAGGTCAGGAGCAGCCCGAGCGACGACGCGGCCGTGCCGAAGTCGTCCAGCGCCAGCTTCACGCCGAGACCGCGCAGGGCCAGCATCGCCTCGTGCGACTCCTCGTCGTCCAGGACCGCGGTCTCGGTGACCTCGATGCTCAGGCAGGCGGCCGGGAGCTGCGTACGCTCCAGGACGCCGCGCACCTCGTCGGCGAACCCGGGTGTGCGGAGCTGCCGGCCGGCGACGTTGACCCCGATGGTCAGATTCAGCGCCGACGGGAATTCCCGGCGCCAGTCCGCGGCCTGGCGGCAGGCCTCGCGCAGCGCCCAGGCGCCGATCGCCACGATCTGCCCCGTGCGCTCGGCGATCGGGATGAACTCGATCGGCGAGACCAGCCCGCGGCTCGGGTGGTTCCACCGGATCAGCGCCTCGACACCGGTCAGCGCCATGTCGTCGAGCCGCACGATCGGCTGGTAGACCAGCGAGAACTGGTCCGACTCGATGGCCTGGGCCAGCTCGCGGATCAGATCGGCCTCCGAGCCGATCCGGGCGCCCATCGCGTCGGTGTACACCACGGACGTGCTCTTGCCGCGGTGCTTCGCCTCGTACATCGCGATGTCGGCGTTGCTCAGCAGGGCCGACGGCTCGTCGCCGGGGCTCGCGCCGGCGACACCGACGCTGGCCCGGGTGACGATGGTGTGCTGCTGCACCTCCGTCGGCACGGCGAGCCCGCGCAGGATCTCCCCGGCCGTCCGCATCGCCGTCGCCGGACCTGCGGATCGCAGGAGGACGGCAAACTCGTCGCCGCCGAGCCGGCAGACGACATCGTCGGCGCCCACGGCCTCGCGCAGCCGCTCGGCCACGGTGACGAGCAGGGCGTCGCCGGCGGCGTGACCCATGGTGTCGTTGATGGTCTTGAAGTCGTCGAGATCGATGAGCAGCACCGACGCCTCGTCGGCGGTCCGGAGACCGGCCAGCGCCCGGCCCAGCTCCTCGCTGAAGTGCGTCCGGTTCGCCAGCCCGGTCAGCCCGTCGAAGGACGCCTGCCGGCGCAGCAGCACCTCGTGGTCCCGCAGCACGTTCAAGGCGACGTCGAGACGCCGGATCAGCTTCATGTTGTCCTGGAACGCGACCAGCTGCCGCCCGGCGACCAGACAGGTGATCACCACGACACCCGCGGTGGCGCCCCAGAGCTGGCTCGACACCCGCTCGGGCAGCATCGCGAAGAACACCAGGAAGGTCAGGGCGATCATCCCGTACGGCAGCAGGCTGTACGGGCGGCGCTTCGCGGTGCCGCTGTGCGCGCCGACCCGCACGACGATCTCCTGGATGCGCGGACCGGCCGCGATGAACAACGACGGGAGCAGCCACAGGGCGTACCCGTACGCATGGTCCTGCTCCTGGAACGGGCCGGGCAGGAAGGCACTGACGCCTTGGAGCAGGGCCGCGCCGACCATCGGCCACGCGGCGATGCGGGCCATCGGCGGCTCGGGGATGAGCGCCACCTTGGTGGCCGAGAAGGCCGCGACGATGACCAGCGCGGCGGTGACGCTCGCGGTGACCCGGTCGGTGTGGGCGTCCCCGATCGGGTTGACGGCAAAACACCAGGCCATGACGGACCCGCCGACCAGCACCGTGGTCGCGTCCAGCCAGAAGACGAACTTCTCCCGCCCGGTACGCAGGCCCTGCGGGAAGATCAGGCAGGCGATGACGTTGCTGGACATGCCCACGGCGAAGAAGGCCGTCTGGACGCTGCCGCCGGTGCTGGAGGGCACGCCGGCGGCGAAGAGCGTGTGCAGGAAGTGGTAGCTGTCGCCGATGGTGAACGACACACCGGCAAAGGTGATCATGGTCCAGAACCGCCGGAACCGGGCCGGCGCGGCCTGCCGCAGACGCCACCCGCCGAGGGCGAGCGCCGCGTCGAGCGGCACCTGGAACGCCCAGAACGTCTGCGCCAGCCGCGTCTGCTGCCCGTCGAAGATCAGGAACAGCACAAAACCGGCCGCCGTGATCGCGCCCAGGACCCGCAGGGCCGGATCCTTCAGCAGGCTGCGCGGGGACAGGACGGACACCTGCGTCGTGCCCATGCGTCATCCCCCCTCGTCCTCGGCCGTCCGTCTGATCGGCCGGGGGCCGGGAAAACCGAGGAAAACGAGCGGTGACCGGAGGCACTGCCACACTGGGACGATGGAATCGGTCTGGGACTATCCGCGCCCGCCGCGGCTCGAACGCAGCGCCGCCCGCGTGACGGTCACACACGCCGGTGTGGTGGTGGCCCGCAGCGACCGGTGCCTGCGGGTGCTGGAGACGTCCCACCCACCCGTCTACTACGTGCCGCGGGAGGACATCACTCCCGACGTGCTGGTGGCGGCGCGCGGGCGGTCGTTCTGCGAGTTCAAGGGGAACGCGAGCTACTGGGACCTGGTCGTCGGGGAGGTCCGCGTCCCCGAGGCCGGGTGGTCCTACGAGCGGCCGTCACCCGCGTACGCGGACCTGACCGGCGCGGTGGCCTTCTACCCCGGCCGTGTCGACGAGTGCCGGGTGGGTGACGAGGTGGTGCGTGCCCAGGAGGGCGACTTCTACGGCGGCTGGATCACTGCGGACATCACCGGCCCGTTCAAGGGTGCGCCGGGCACGATGGGCTGGTGAAGGCTCGTTCGCGTCAGGCCTGGTGCTGGTCGGCGCGGCTGCGCTGCACCACGTCGGGGCCGAGCCGGCGGGTGTCACCGTCGAGGAGCCACTCCGGGACGTGATGACGGCCGGTGTCGGCCGGGCCGGGCTCCTCGACGGCCGGTTCCTCCCCGCGGAGGCCGAGATAGATCGCGAGGCCCCCGCCGAGGGCGGCGGCGATCACGACGAGTCCGAGCAGGATGGAGGTGGCGGAGAAATCCATGACTGCGAACGTAACGCTTGACGCTCGCGTAGTAACCCTCCGTGCGAGTGAACGGTGCGGGGTCGCAGGTGCATGATGCAGCGGACATCCGGCCGAACCCTTTCGTGGTACCCCGTCCGGGTGCGGCGGGGACGAACCGCGGAAGTCCCCGGGCCCGGACCTTCCGGAGGCCGCGGTGGTCTAAGGTAAATCGGTACATCTACGGCAGCCGATGGGCGGGAACCGGGCGACGGGTCAGCAGCTCGGGGGTCACCAGCTCGGGGGTCACCAGCTCGCGGGTCCACAGCGGAGGCGACGATGACCGGCACGGAGCCGAGCGACGAGGTGGCCCAGCTCGTCAGCAAGGCTGTCGGCGGTGACCAGGCCGCCTGGAACGAGATCGTCGAGCGGTTCGGGCGGCGTGTGTGGGCCACCTGCCGGGCCTACCGTCTCAGTCAGGCCGACGCCGCCGACGTCTTCCAGCAGACCTGGTTGCGGGTGCTGGAAAACCTCGGGTCGCTGCGCGATCCGGCCCGGCTCGGCGCCTGGATCGCCACCACCTGCCGCAACGAGGCGCTCGTGGCCCTGCGGCGGGCCAAGCGGGCCACGCCGGTCGGGCAGACGTGGTTGCTGGACAGGCCGACCGGGCCCGAGGAGGCGCCCGAGCGCCCGTTCCTGATCGCCGACCGTGACGCCGAGCTGTGGTCGGCCTTCCAGCGCTTGAGCTCCCGGTGCCAGCACGTGCTGCGGGTGCTGGTCGTCGAGGCCGAGGACGGGCGTCCGTCCTACGAGCACGCGGCCGAGGTGCTCGAGATGCCCATCGGGAGTCTCGGGCCCACCCGGGGACGATGCCTGACCCAGCTACGCCAGTTCCTGACAGAAGGTATCAACGGCGCCGGCGCGTGATCGTGACAGTGATGGACACGCTACGCAACGCATTTTCCCACCGGCCAGAGGAGACACGGTGACCGATCCGATGACGCCGGACGACGGTCTGCTCACCCGGCTCGGCGCCGTGCTCGCCGGGGCCGAGGAGCCGCCCGCCGAGGTGCTCGAGCTGGCCAGGCAGAGTTTTGTGCTCCGTGAGCTGGACGCCGAGCTGGCCCTGCTGGTCGAGGACTCCCACGGCCCGGCCGCCTCCGTGCGGTCGGTGGCCGTACGCGGCTCGGCCCGCGAGCCGCGGCAACTGACCTTCCAGGTGGTCGACGCGCAGGGCCGCGACGAGCTGATCATCGCGGTGCAGGTGGAGTCGGTGGGCCGGCACCGCCGGCTCACCGGTCATCTCGCACCGCAGGGCCCCGCGCACATCGAGGTGCGGCAGCCCGCGGTCCCGCAGGCACGCGGTGTCGACGCCGACCTCCGGGGTCTTTTTGTCATCGACGACGTGCTTCCGGGACCGATGAGGCTCACCTGCCGCAGGGCCGACTGGCCGGCGGTCGCCACCCAGTGGACCCTGCTCTGATCAGGTGGGGGTGCCGGGCAGCAGGTGCACCGCCGCCCCCAGACCGGGCACGGGATCGCCGGCCGCGACGAGCTGATCGAAGGCGGCCGACGGCAGCAGGGCGCCGTCCTCGCCGCAGAGGGCGGCCGCCGCCCCGGCGATCTGCGGCGCCGTGAAGGAGGTGCCGCTCCACGTCGCCCAGGAGTTCGCCGGGAAGGTGACGTCCGTCCCGATGTTGTCCTCCGGCGGCAGCTTGCCCTCGACGAACGTCGACACGATCCCGACCCCGACGGTCGAGCACTGCACCCAGCTGCCGTGGTTGGAGAACGCCGCGGGAGTCAGGTCGCTGTTCAGCGCGCCGACCGCCTTGACCCCCGGGAAGGCCGCCGGATAGAGCGGCTCGTCCAGGCCGTCGTTGCCCGCGCTCGCCACGATCAGGACCTTCGGGTACGTCTCGGTGATGTACTCCACGGCTTCCCGCATCGCGAGAGGCGGAATGCCGTCGACCGCCGGCGCGCCGAACGAGGCGTTGATGATCAGACGCTGTCCCGCGGCCTCGTCGGCGGCCCGGATCATCATGTCCGCGGCCGCCTCGTCGGTGCCCAGGCCGTCGGTGCAGGTGAAGCGGTAGACCACCACCTCGCAGTCCGGGGCGATCTGCCGGACGATCCCGGCCGCGAACGTCCCGTGGCCGGCGAACCAGTCGATCCGGTCCAGCGGCGCCAGCACGTTCACCAGATCGGTGCCCTCGCGCACCATGCCGGCGTCCCACGAGTCGGTACGGGGCGTGGCGGTCAGCCCGGTGTCGATGACGGCGACCCGCACCGGTGCACCACCGCCGTTGCTCGTGAACGGAGGCGGGGCGGTCGTCGCCCCGGGGTACGAGTTGCCCTTGACGATGTAGCCGAGCGGGACGATGGCGTTGACGTTCGCCATGACGTTGTGGTCGTCGCGGAGCCGCTTGGCCTCGGCGCGCAACTCCTCGAAGGACCGTGCCGAGGTGCTGCGGACAACACGGGTGCGGCGCCGGGCGCTGCGATCGGTGCGGTCCGCCGCCGCAAATCCGGACAGCAGGCCGCGCAGCCGGGGGGCCTGCGCGGCGCCGCCGTCGATGACAAGCTCGCCCTCCGCGCACAGCAACGGGCCGGCGCCGTCCGAAGGGCTGAAACTCACGAAGCGTGTCGCGTGCTCGTCGGTCGCCGCGAGCTGGCGCCGGCGGATCCGCTCCACGATGCCGTCGAGATCCCGCCGGGCCGCGACGTCCGCGGCCGGCGAGACGAGATTGGCGACCTGGGCGCGGACAGCCACCTGGTCCTGAGCGATCTGCCCGGCGGTGCGGTGGTCCGGAAGTGGCCAGTTCTGGGTCATGGCTTACTGTCCCTCTCCATCGATAGGCTGGCGTCGTCGATCGGGGCGGTGCGCATTGGACATTCAGGTGAGCCTCATTGCCGAGGCGGACGCCGCGTACAGAAGAGTCGTTCTGGATCCGGCCAGATACGCCCCCGAGGCAGAAGAAGCCGTTCGGGTGGCCCGGGCCGCCGGTGACATCGAGGCGCTGGTCGTGGGTCTGCGCGCCCAGGCCTGGGCGCGGCACGTCGCGCTCGACAACGACGGCGCCCGCCGGCTCATCGAGCAGGCCGTCCGCCTCGCCGAGTCGCACGGCCTCCCGGGGCGCCTCGGCGACCTGCTGGTGACCCGGTCCGTCGCGCTGCACGAGCTCGGCCGCTACGACGCCGCCGCCCGCGATCTGCGGCGTGCCGAGCCGCTGGTCGCCCCCGAGGAGCGCCCCGACCTGCACCTGCAGCTGGCCATCCTCGACCACAACCGTGGCCGGGTGCGCGCCGCCGAGCAGGCCTACCAGGAGGTGCTCGCCGACCCGGCCTGCCCGCCGGTCGTCTGGGTCAAGGCGGCGAACAACCTGGCGAACGCCCTGACACAGCTCGGCCGCCCGCACGAGGCCCTCGACCACCTCGCCCACGCCGCCGAGCTGTGCCGCGAGCTGAGCCCGCGCCTGCTCGCGGTCATCGCCAACAGCCGCGCCTGGTCGACCTTCCACGCCGGACAGCTCGCCGCCAGCGTCCGCCGCTTCGAGGAGGCCGGCCGCCTGCACGCCGCCGCCGGGCTGCCCCTGGGCGAGCACCAGCTCGAGTACGCCGAGGTCCTCAACGACCTGCGCCTGCTCGACGAGGCGATGGCCGCCGCGCGGTCGGCCGAGGTGGAGTTCGACCGCCACGGCGCCCGGCTGATGGCCCCCGAGGCCCGTCTGCGCTGCGCCCGTCTGGCCCTGGAGCTCGGCGACTGCGCCACGGCCCTGACCGACGCCGCCGCCGCGGCCGACGACTTCCGGCGGCAGCGGCGGCCCGCCTGGGCGGCGCGCGCCGCGGTCACCGAGGCTCAGGCCCGGGCGGCGTGCGACGGTCACTCACCCGAGGTGTTACGCCGGCTCGGCGGTGCCGCGGCCACCCTGCAGCGCCTCGGCCTGCGCACCGAGGCCGTGTACGGCCACCTCGCCGCCGGCCGGACCGCGCTGGCCCTGGGGCAGCGACCCGCCGCCCGCCGTGCGCTGACCCTCGCCGGTGACCTGGCCCGCGACCAGTCGCTGCTGGTCCGCCTGCGGGGCAACCTGGCGCGGGCGCTGCTGGCCGAGGCCGAGGGCACCGGCGACGTCGTCAGCGAATGCTCACGCGGTCTGCGGGACCTCGCCCGCCACCGTGCCGCCCTGCCCTCGCTGGAGCTGCGGGTCCTCGCCGCCGGTCACGGCGCCGAGCTCGGTGAGCTCGGCCTGCGCCGGCTGCTCCCGACCGCCTCGGCCGGCCGCATCCTCGGCTGGCTGGAACGCACCCGGACAGCCGCCCTGCTGCGCGTCCAGCCCCCGGCGACCGGCGTCGACCAGGACGTCATCGCGCTGCGCGGCGTCGAGCAGGAGCTCCGCACGGCCCGCCTCGAACGCGGCGAGGAGCCCCCGGCGCTGCTCACCCGCCAGAGCGCCCTGGAGACCCGCATCCGCCGCCGCTCCTGGGCGGGCGAGGACGTCGGCGGGGAGGCGGCCGCGCTCGCCTCGGCCGCGGACCTGCGCGCCGCCCTGGACGGCCAGTGGCTGGCGGAGTTCGCCGTTGTCGACGGTCAGATCCTCGCCGTCGTGGTAGAGCCGCGCCGCACCCGCATGGTCGAGCTCGGCCCGATCGCCCCGGTCCTGCAGGAGGCGGACGCGGCGGCGTTCGGCCTGCGCCGCCTGCTGCACGGCACCCGCTTCTCGGCCGCGGCCCGTACCGCGGCGCAAAGCGCCTTCGACGCGCTGTCCCGCCAGCTGATCGTGCCGCTGGGTGTGCCCGCCGACGTGCCGCTGGTCGTCGTCCCGTCGGGCGAGCTGCTCCGGGTGCTGTGGTCCCCGCTGCACCCCGCGCCCGTCTCCGTGACACCGTCCGGCGGCCTGTGGGCCCGGGCCCGGCGCACCCGCACCGACAGCCCGGTCCGCGTCGCGGTGATCGCCGGCCCGGACCTCCCCGGCGCCATCGAGGAGGCGCACGCGGTGGCCGCCGGGCACAAGGAAGTCGTCACGCTCCTGCCCCCGGACAGCACCGTGGACGCCGCGGTCGAGCTCATCAAGGGCGCGGACCTCGCACACCTCGCCTGCCACGGACTCTTCCGGTCGGACAGCCCGCTCTTCTCGGCCCTCGAGTTGAGCGACGGCCCGCTGACGCTCTACGAGATGCTGGCCCGCGGCGTCGCCCCGCACCGGGTGGTCCTGGCCTCCTGCGACTCGGGCACCCAGCAGCCGTACGGCGGCAACGAGATGCTCGGCTTCGTCAGCGCCCTGATGTCCAACGGCACCGCCGGCCTCGTCGCGGCCGAGGTCCCGATCCCGGACGGCGCCTGCGCAGGCCCGATGACCGTTCTCCACGAACGCATCGGCCAGGGCGACACACTGGCGACAGCGGTCTGGCACGCCCGGTCGGCCCTCGCCGACGGCACCCCGGAGGACTACGTCGCCTGGAGCGGCCTCACCGCGTACGGGCCGGCTTAGTTGCTCTTCGCCAGGAGGTCCTGCAGG
Protein-coding regions in this window:
- a CDS encoding CHAT domain-containing protein; its protein translation is MSLIAEADAAYRRVVLDPARYAPEAEEAVRVARAAGDIEALVVGLRAQAWARHVALDNDGARRLIEQAVRLAESHGLPGRLGDLLVTRSVALHELGRYDAAARDLRRAEPLVAPEERPDLHLQLAILDHNRGRVRAAEQAYQEVLADPACPPVVWVKAANNLANALTQLGRPHEALDHLAHAAELCRELSPRLLAVIANSRAWSTFHAGQLAASVRRFEEAGRLHAAAGLPLGEHQLEYAEVLNDLRLLDEAMAAARSAEVEFDRHGARLMAPEARLRCARLALELGDCATALTDAAAAADDFRRQRRPAWAARAAVTEAQARAACDGHSPEVLRRLGGAAATLQRLGLRTEAVYGHLAAGRTALALGQRPAARRALTLAGDLARDQSLLVRLRGNLARALLAEAEGTGDVVSECSRGLRDLARHRAALPSLELRVLAAGHGAELGELGLRRLLPTASAGRILGWLERTRTAALLRVQPPATGVDQDVIALRGVEQELRTARLERGEEPPALLTRQSALETRIRRRSWAGEDVGGEAAALASAADLRAALDGQWLAEFAVVDGQILAVVVEPRRTRMVELGPIAPVLQEADAAAFGLRRLLHGTRFSAAARTAAQSAFDALSRQLIVPLGVPADVPLVVVPSGELLRVLWSPLHPAPVSVTPSGGLWARARRTRTDSPVRVAVIAGPDLPGAIEEAHAVAAGHKEVVTLLPPDSTVDAAVELIKGADLAHLACHGLFRSDSPLFSALELSDGPLTLYEMLARGVAPHRVVLASCDSGTQQPYGGNEMLGFVSALMSNGTAGLVAAEVPIPDGACAGPMTVLHERIGQGDTLATAVWHARSALADGTPEDYVAWSGLTAYGPA